The Pseudoxanthomonas sp. SL93 genome segment GATGTAGCTTTCCAGTGCTACCACCGCTCTGGCGCTGTGCATCTGGAACTCGCAGCCGCCGCCCAGTGCCAGTCCGCGCACGGCCGCGACCACCGGCACCAGCGAGTACTTGATGCGCTGGCTGGTGGCCTGGAAGTTGGCGACCATCGCCTCGAACTCGGCGATCTTGCCGGCCTGCAGCGCGCCCAGCGCACCCGCCAGGTCGGCACCGGCGGAGAACGGCTCCTTCGGCTGCCAGATCACCAGGCCCTTGAACTTCTGCTCGGCGAGGGTGATCGCCTGCTGCACGCCTTCCAGCACCGCGTCCGACACGGTGTTCATCTTGGTCTTGAAGCTGACCACGCCGACACCGTCGCCGTCGGTCCACAGACGGACGCCGTCATTCTCGTAGACGGTCTCGCCCTGGGCGAAAGTTTCACCCAGCAGGGGATCCGGGAAGCGCTGGCGCTGGTAGACGGGCAGGGCCGACCGCGGCAGCTTCGTATTCCGGGCGGGGCTGTAGCTGCCCTCGGGCGCGTGGACGCCGTCCCGGCCATCGAACACCCAGTTCGGCAACGGCGCACTGCTCATGGTCTTGCCGGCGACGATGTCGTCAGCGATCCACTGCGCCACCTGCTTCCAGCCCGCCGCCTGCCAGGTTTCGAACGGACCCAGCGACCAGCCGTAGCCCCAGCGGATGGCCAGGTCCACGTCGCGCGCGGTATCGGCGATGTCGGACAGGTGGTAGGCGCTGTAGTGGAACAGGTCGCGGAACACCGCCCACAGGAACTGCGCCTGCGGATGCTGGCTTTCACGCAGCTTGGCGAACTTCTCGGCAGGGTTCCTGATCTTCAGGATTTCGACCACTTCCGGCGCAGCGGCGCGGTCGGCCGGCCGGTAATCCTGCTTGGCCAGATCGAGCACCACGATGTCCTTGCCCACCTTGCGGAAGATGCCGGCGCCGGTCTTCTGGCCCAGCGCGCCCTTGGCGATCAGGGCCTCCAGCCACTTCGGCGATTTGAAGTAGGCGTGCCACGGGTCGTCGGGCAGGGTATCGCCCATGGTCTTGATGACGTGGGCCATGGTGTCCAGGCCGACCACGTCGGAGGTGCGGTAGGTGGCCGACTTGGGCCGCCCGATCAGCGGGCCGGTGACGGCGTCCACTTCGTCGAAGCCCAGCTTGAACTCGGCCGTGTGGTGGGCGGTCGCCAGGATCGAGAACACGCCGATCCGGTTGCCGATGAAGTTGGGGGTGTCCTTCGCATACACCACGCCCTTGCCCAGTGTGGTCGTCAGGAAACCTTCCAGGCCCTCAAGCACCGAGGCGTCGGTGGTCTTGGCCGGGATCAGTTCGGCCAGGTGCATGTAACGCGGCGGATTGAAGAAGTGCACGCCGCAGAAACGATGGCGAAGCTGTTCTGGAAGAACTTCCGCCAACTTGTTGATTCCCAAGCCGGAAGTGTTGCTGGCCAAGACGGCATGGTCGGCCACGAACGGCGCGATCTTCTTGTACAGGTCCTGCTTCCAGTCCATCCGTTCGGCAATGGCCTCGATGATCAGGTCGCAGCCTTTCAGGTGTTCCAGCCCGGTTTCATAGTTGGCCGGGGTGATGGCTTCCGCCAGCGACTTGCTGGCCAGCGGGGCGGGGCTCAGCTTGGCCAGGCCCGCGATGGCTTTCAGCACGATGCCGTCGGGGTGGCCCTCCTTGGCGGGCAGGTCGAACAGCACGGTGTCGACCCCGGCGTTGGTCAGGTGCGCGGCGATCTGCGCCCCCATCACACCGGCGCCCAGGACGGCCGCCTTGCGTACAAGCAGTTGGTTGGACATGAGGAATCCTTGCGATTACAGGGGTTGTTTGACGTGGTCGGCGCGCAGGCCGGCCTCGGCGAAGCGGATCAGTTCGCGGGCGGCCCGTTCGCGGTGTGCCGCTTCGGTGACGCCCGCGGGGCGCTTGATCAGGCCGAAATCGGCCATGGCGTAGGTCAGCGCGCCGGACAGGAAGTCCAGCCGCCAATAAAGCTCTTCCTTGCTCAGGGCCGGCACGCAGCCGGCGATGGCCTTGCCGAAATCGCGCAGCACGTGGCCGTAGTGGTCGGACAGGAACTGGCGCAACCCGTCGTTCTTCTCGGCATAGGCGCGGGCGATGACCCGGACGAAGGCGCCGCCGCCGTTGCGGTCCTGGGCCAGCGCCAGCGCGGGCTCGACGAACGCAGCCAGCACTGCCTCCAGCTCGCCAGGACGTTCGGCCAGCGC includes the following:
- a CDS encoding 3-hydroxyacyl-CoA dehydrogenase/enoyl-CoA hydratase family protein, which translates into the protein MSNQLLVRKAAVLGAGVMGAQIAAHLTNAGVDTVLFDLPAKEGHPDGIVLKAIAGLAKLSPAPLASKSLAEAITPANYETGLEHLKGCDLIIEAIAERMDWKQDLYKKIAPFVADHAVLASNTSGLGINKLAEVLPEQLRHRFCGVHFFNPPRYMHLAELIPAKTTDASVLEGLEGFLTTTLGKGVVYAKDTPNFIGNRIGVFSILATAHHTAEFKLGFDEVDAVTGPLIGRPKSATYRTSDVVGLDTMAHVIKTMGDTLPDDPWHAYFKSPKWLEALIAKGALGQKTGAGIFRKVGKDIVVLDLAKQDYRPADRAAAPEVVEILKIRNPAEKFAKLRESQHPQAQFLWAVFRDLFHYSAYHLSDIADTARDVDLAIRWGYGWSLGPFETWQAAGWKQVAQWIADDIVAGKTMSSAPLPNWVFDGRDGVHAPEGSYSPARNTKLPRSALPVYQRQRFPDPLLGETFAQGETVYENDGVRLWTDGDGVGVVSFKTKMNTVSDAVLEGVQQAITLAEQKFKGLVIWQPKEPFSAGADLAGALGALQAGKIAEFEAMVANFQATSQRIKYSLVPVVAAVRGLALGGGCEFQMHSARAVVALESYIGLVEAGVGLLPAGGGLKEIAVRASQAAGPGGDVFAELKKTFETVAMAKVSASAVEAKELGLVRENDLVVFNAYEQLYIAKQQVLALAESGYRPPLPARRIQVAGDVGIATFKMMLVNMLEGRFISEYDYEIAVRIATVLCGGEVDRGALVDEEWLLALERKHFVELAQQEKTQARIGHMLKTGKPLRN
- a CDS encoding TetR/AcrR family transcriptional regulator — protein: MGNATHFSTKERILGAAEELFAQHGFAGTSLRQVTSRADVNIAAVNYHFGSKENLVNEVFRRRMDDMTAARLSQLQKALAERPGELEAVLAAFVEPALALAQDRNGGGAFVRVIARAYAEKNDGLRQFLSDHYGHVLRDFGKAIAGCVPALSKEELYWRLDFLSGALTYAMADFGLIKRPAGVTEAAHRERAARELIRFAEAGLRADHVKQPL